The DNA sequence GGCGCCGCCGCCGACATGCCACGGTCCGGGGCGAACGGGACCACCCAGGGCATCGCGGCGAGCTCGTCGAGGTCCAGGGTCGGGTCCGGCCCGGCGGCGACCGGGTTGGCGGCGTCGACGACGCAGACCCAGCGGTCGTCGAACAGGGCGGTGGAGCGCAGCTCGGGGCGCTCGAAGCGGGCGGCGGGCGGGGCGATGAGCCCGTCGATGAGCCGGATGGTCTCGCCGATGTCGGCGGAGAACGACTCGAGGAACAGCCGTAGCCGCAGCTCGACGCCGGGGGCGCGCCGGGCCGCTCCCGCGGACAGCGCGGGCCCGAGGACGGCGACGGTCCAGTCGGCGACGAGCAGGGTGAACCCGCGGCGGGCCGTCGACGGGTCGAAGCCGTGGCCGGTGCCGACAGCCGCCCGGCGGCCGAGCAGACGCCCTCCACCTGGTCGACGAGCTGGGCGGCGAGCGGGGTGAGCACGTAGCCGCCGGGATGGCGGGACAGCAGCTCGTCCTCGAAGTGGCGGCGCAGCCGGGACAGGGCCGCGCTGGCGGCCGGCTGGGAGAATGCCGATCCGGGCGGCGGCCCGGGTGACGTTGCGTTCACGCAACAGCTCGCGCAGCGAGACGAGCAGGTTGAGGTCGAGGTTCGCCAGCCGGACCGACGGTGGGTGCGGCGGGACCGTCACGACCGGCCGCTGACGGCGACGACGAAGGCGGTCACACCGGAGGTGCGGCCGAGGGCGCGGTGCAGGACGGCGACGGTGGTCACGGCGCTGCAGGCTAGCCGCTCACCCCGTCCGGAGCATCCGCCCGCTCACCGGGCCGCCCGCCTCGCGACCCGCCCCGGCGGAACGCGCTGGGGGTGACGCCGCGGACCCGGGTGAACGCTGCGCTGAAGCCGAACGGGTCGGCGTACCCGACCCGGCGCGCGATGCCGGCCAGCGTCGCGTCGGGCTCGGCGAGCAGCAGGTCCGCGGCCAGGGTCATCCGCCAGCCGGTGAGGTAGGTGAGCGGCGGCGAGCCCGGCGACGGTCCAGGCCGCGGCTGGGTCGGCGTGCAGCAGCCGCAGCGCCCGCCCGACCACCGGGTCGTGCTGGGCGGCCCACCAGCGCGGGCGGCTGCCGTCGGTCCGGTCGAACCACTCGCGCAGGGTGCAGACCAGCAGCCAGTCCAGGAGCCGGTCGAGCACGACCTGCTGCCCCGGTGCGTCGACGGCGACCTCGGCGGCCACGTGGTCGAGCACCGTGTCCCCGCTGCCCCCGGCGCCGACCCGCAGGACCGGCGGGAGCGCGTCGAGCAGCCGGGCGCCGACCTCGCCCCCGGCCACGGAGGCCGCGGTGATCAGGGTGCTCGCGTCGCTGTCCGGTCCCGGCGCCGGGTCGTGCCAGCCGAGCCGGTGGCGGGTGCCGCCCTGCTCGGGCGTCGCGCAGTCCACACCGCAGACGATCGGCTCGGCCGGGGTGCCGACCTCGTCGACCACGTGGAACCCGGCGGGCCCGCGCACGACGGCGGTCTCCCCCGCGGTCAGCCGCACCGGGTCGACGCCGGGCACGACGATCCACCCCGCGCCGGTGAGCATCGCGCACAGGGTCAGCGGTGCGCCGTCGACGAAGTGCAGCGACCAGGGCGGGGTCAGGGTGGTGCTGCCGAACAGCGAGCCGTGCGAGCGCAACCCGCGGACGAGGTCACCGAAGGGGTCCACCGCACCGAGGTTAGACGATCGGACAGGAGATCCGGCGTCTGACCCATGTCGTCGTCCGCCTCGTGCTGGTGTCGTGGACGCCATGCCCACCACCGACATCCGCACGGCACTGACCGACGACGACCGCGCCTTCCTCGCCCGCCCGCTGCACGGCTTCCTCAGTGTCGCGGGCGGCCCGGTGCCACCGCAGCCCCGCCCGGTCTGGTTCGAGGCGACCGACGACGGCACGGTGCAGCTGTTCACCGGACCGGAGTCGCTGCACATCCGGCGCAGGCGGAAGGACCCGCGGGCCTCGCTCGTCGTCGCCGCTCCGGTCGGGGAACGGGAGCGTTGGATCGCGCTCGAGGGCGGCACGACCGTCGAGACCGACGGGGCGCACGCGCTGGCGCAGCGTCTGGCGCAGCGCTACTGGGACCTCGACGACCCCACGCGGGCCGCGGACCTCGCGGCGATCCTGGCCGAGGACCAGGTGCGGCTGGTGATCCACCCCGAGCGGGTGCGGCGGCTGACGTTCTGACGCGTCGCCCGGCTCAGGGGGTGCGGCGGCCCGACCACTCGGGCTCGACGGCCGCCCAGTCCTCCGACCAGGCACGGGCGAACGCGCGCCCGTTCCAGGCGAAGGCCAGCCGCCCGACGACCAGTACTCCGCCGGCCCACCCGGCGGCGGTGAGGAACCCGGCCGCGACGGCGACCGTGACGGCGTCGGCCGGGGTCGACGGTGGCGGCGCCAGCCTGCCGTCGGTACCGACCCAGGCCGACACCCGGTCGCCCACGTCGTAGATGCCGGGCAGCGAGCTGCCCCCGGAGTGCGCCACGCCGTCCGGCCCGGTCCAGCTCAGCGTGAGCGACTGCTGCCCGGTCTGCAGGTCCCCGACCGCGTTCGCCCGCGCGGTGACCGTCGCCTCGACCGGCACGCGCTGCCGGGCCTCGACCGCGCCGCGCTCGAGCACCGTCCCGTGGGCCGCGGCTCCGGCGAGCCACGCCACGACGAGCCCGCAGGCGGCGAGCAGCCCGCACAGCACCGCGAGCAGGTCCTCACGACGGGACGCCCGACGACGGAGCCGGTCGGCAGGTCCCGGCTCGGAGCCCGGACGGTCGGCTGCGCGCATCGTTCCTCCTGGGGTCGGTCACGACGGGGCGTCCCCACCACCGCGAGTGAGGAGGCGATCACCGAGACCTACCCCCGTTATCGCGCCGTGACATCCCGTCGGGACGGAGATCACGCCCCCGGACGCCGTACGGTCCGCTCCCGTACCCGGGCGGTTGACCGGCCATCGGTCCGCCGCCGGGCCCGCCGCCCACCCGTTCGCCGCGCACCGCTGGCCACTCGCCGCCACGGGACGCTCCCGCGCAACCGCGATAACCGGACGGACGTCTGCCCTGTCATCACCCGGCTGGGTGATCTGTGGCGTGGGAGGTGGACAGGTCCCAGAGCGAGCGCCTCCGTCGCCGTCGCGGTGTGCTGGTGACCGGTCTCGTGCTCGTGGCCGGGATGGGGCTGGGTGGGACCGCGATCGCCACCGCCGACCCGGAGCAGAGCCGGGTCGCCAAGAAGGCGCACGCCGAACCCGCGGCCCCGGGGACACGGTGCTCGGCGTCGGTGTGCGCCTGCGTGGACCGCGAGACGCGGCAGGCGTGGCTGGTCCGCGAGGGCAGGGTCACCGGCGGCCCGTTCCCGGTCACCACCGGCGGCGAGGGGAAGGCCACCCCGGTCGGGCACTCGTTCCGGGTGTACCGCAAGGAGGCCGAGCACCGCAGCGGCGAGTACCCGGGCCCGGACGGCCGTCCGGCGCGGATGCCGTGGTCGGTGTTCTTCGCCGACGGCGGGATTGCCTTCCACGGCGGGGACCTCAGCCGGGAGTCGGCGGGCTGCGTCAAGCTCCGCACCCGCGACGCCCGGCGGTTCTTCGAGACCCTGCAGGTCGGGGACAAGGTGCAGGTCGTGAACGGGTCGGTGGAGCGCCGGCACCGCGCCGAGGCCCGCGGCCACCTCTGTGCGACCGAGCGAGGCCACCCTCGCACACGGGACCGGCCCGCGACGCGTGGTCGCGGGCCGGTCCGTACGTGGTGGGGACGGAGGGCCTCAGCCCGTGCTGGCCGTCCGCCGCGGCAGCACCCAGTTCGGGCGCGGGAAGTGGCAGGTGTAGCCGTAGGGGAACTTCTGCAGGTAGTCCTGGTGCTCCGGTTCGGCCTCCCAGAAGTCGCCGGCCGGCTCCACGTCGGTGGTCGCGCGGCCCGGCCAGAGCCCGGACGCGTCGACGTCGGCGATCGTGTCCAGGGCGACGGCCCGCTGCTCCTCGGTGGTGTAGAAGATCGCGGAGCGGTAGCTGCGGCCGATGTCGTTGCCCTGGCGGTCCTTCGTCGACGGGTCGTGGATCTGGAAGAAGAACTCCAGGATCTCGCGGTAGGAGATCCGCTCCGGGTCGAAGACGATCTCGACGGCCTCGGCGTGGTCACCGTGACGCCGGTAGGTGGCGTTCGGGGTGTTCGGATCGCCGGAGTAGCCGACCCGGGTGGAGACGACGCCCGGACGCGCGCGCAGCAGCTCCTGGACGCCCCAGAAGCAGCCACCGGCGAGGATCGCGGTCTCGGTCATGGGGATGAACCTCCCTGTGTCAGGTCTCGGAACCTACAACGGTCCCACCGCCCCGGATGTTCCGTCGCACACGACCGGTCACCCCGACTCGCGGGGTCCCCGGTCGATGACCGATGCTCGGTCGCATGGACGGGCAGAGCGCCGGGTCGGACACCGGGTTGAGCACCGAGGAGCGGGCGGTCGTGGAGACGGTGCGCGACTTCGTCGACCTGGACGTCCGCCCGGTGGTGCGGGAGCTGGAGCACGCGAACGCCTATCCCGAGGGGCTCATCGAGCAGATGAAGGAGCTCGGGATCTTCGGGCTCGCGGTCCCCGAGCCGTGGGGCGAGGCGCCGGTCTCGATGCCCTGCTACGCCCTGGTCACGGCCGAGCTGGCCCGCGGCTGGATGAGCCTGGCCGGCGCGATGGGCGGGCACACCGTCGTCGCGAAGCTGCTGGTCGCCTTCGGCACCCGGGCGCAGCAGGACCGGTACCTGCCGCGGATGGCCACCGGCGAGCTGCGCGCGACGATGGCGCTGACCGAGCCCGGCGGCGGCTCGGACCTGCAGGCGATGACGACCCACGCCCGTCGCACCGACGACGGGTGGGTGGTGAACGGCGCCAAGACCTGGATCACCAACTCACGGCGCTCGGGACTGATCGCGCTGCTGTGCAAGACCGACCCGGCCGCCGAACCGCGGCACCGCGGCATCTCGGTGCTGCTCGTCGAGCACGGTCCCGGCCTGACCGTGTCCCGGGACCTGCCCAAGCTCGGCTACAAGGGGGTCGAGTCCTGCGAGCTGGCCTTCACCGACATGGCCGTCCCCGCCGACGCGGTGCTCGGCGGCGAGCCGGGACACGGCTTCGCCCAGATGATGAAGGGCCTGGAGACCGGCCGGATCCAGGTCGCCGCGCGCGCACTCGGCGTCGCCGACGCCGCGCTCGCCGACGCGCTGGCCTACTCCCAGGAGCGCGAGTCGTTCGGCAAGCCGATCTGGCAGCACCAGTCGGTCGGCAACCACCTCGCCGACATGGCCACGAAGGTGACCGCCGCGCGCACCCTCGTCCTGCACGCCGCTCGGCGCTACGAGAGCGGCGAGCGCTGCGACATGGAGGCCGGGATGGCGAAGCTGTTCGCCTCCGAGACCGCGATGGAGGTCGCGCTGGACGCGGTCCGCGTGCACGGCGGGTACGGCTACTCGACCGAGTTCGACGTCGAGCGCTACTTCCGCGACGCCCCGCTGATGATCGTCGGCGAGGGCACCAACGAGATCCAGCGCAACGTGATCGCCGCCCAGCTGGTCAAGCGCGGTGGTCTGCAGCGCTGGTGAGGCGCTCACCGGCCGCACAGCCGGCCCACAGCCGCACCTGCGACGATCAGCGCACCTGCGGCGACCACCGCGCGGGCGACCGAGGGGGCGGGCGTGACGGCTGGGATCGTGGAAGAACCACCGGAGCTCGGGCTGAGCACCGCGCAGGTCACGGCGGCGCGGCGTGCGGGCCGGACGAACGCGCCGGTGAGGGCGGGGACGCGCGGCTACGCCCGGATCCTGCGCACCAACGTGTTCTCCTCCTACAACACGATCCTGTTCGCGATCGGCCTGGTCCTGCTGGTTCTCGGCCGCTACGGCGACGCCCTCACCAGCGTCGGGCTCGGCCTGGTCAACGCCGTGGTCGGGGCCGTGCAGGAAATGCGCGCCAAGGCCAAGCTGGACCGGCTGCAGCTGCTCGACGCCGCCGAGGTCACCGTGGTGCGGGACGGAGCCGAGCAGCAGGTGCCCGCGGCCGACGTCGTCGCCGGGGACGTCGTGGTGGTGCGCGCCGGCGGGCAGGTCGTCGTCGACGGGCCGGTGCTGACCGGCCGGGTCGAGGCCGACGAGTCACTGCTCACCGGCGAGCCCGACCCCGTGGTGAAGGGCCCCGGGGACGAGCTGCGCTCGGGCAGCCACTGCGTCGCCGGGACCGCCCGCCAGCGCGCCACGGGCGTCGGCGCGGAGAGCTACGCGGGCCGGCTGACGCTCGCGGCCAGGGCCGACACCACCGAGGCCACCCCGCTGCAGCGGCGCATCGACTTCGTCGTGCGGCTGACGATGGTGCTGGTCGTGCTCATGAGCGGCGCGATCCTCGCCCAGGCGTTCCTGGAGGGCTTCTCCCTCCTGCGGGTCGTGCAGATCACCGCGGTGCTGTCCGGGCTGGTGCCCTACGGCCTGTTCTTCCTCATCGCCGTCGCCTACACCCGCGGCGCGGCCCGGATCGCCGGGCGCGGCGCTCTCGTGCAGCAGGTCAACGCGGTGGAAGCGGTGACCCACGTCGACGTCGTCTGCACCGACAAGACCGGGACCCTCACGACCGGCGCACTGCGCCTGCACGACCTCGACCGGCTCGACGGGACCGACCCCGGCCCGGTGCTCGCCCGGTTCGCCGCGTCGGTGACCGACCCGAACCTCACCTCGGCGGCGCTCGCGACGGCGCTGCCGGGCGAGCGGTGGGAGCTGCGCGACGAGGTCGCCTTCACCTCGTCGCTGCGCTGGTCCGGTCAGGTCACCGCCGGCGGCGACGTCGTCGTGCTCGGCGCCCCGGACGCGCTCGCCCCGCACCTGACCGGCCCGTCCGCGGCCGCGGTCGCGGACCGCGTGGCCGCGCGCACCGCGGACGGGCTGCGGGTGCTCCTGCTGGCCCGTGCCGGGGCCGGCGGCTCCCTGCGTGACGGCGAGGGTCGCCCCACCCTGCCCACGCTGGACCCGGTGGCGCTGGTGGTGCTGTCCGACGAGCTGCGTCCCGGCGTCGCCGACGCGCTGGAGCGGCTCGCCGCCGACGGCGTCGCCGTCAAGGTGCTGTCCGGCGACGACCCGCGCACCGTCGCCGCGCTCGCCGCGCGGGCCGGTCTCGCGGTCGGGGAACCGGTGGCCGGGCCCTCCCTGGACCGTTTCGACGACACCCCCGCGGGACGTGCCGCGTTCGACGCCCTCGTCGCCCGGACCACCGTGTTCGGACGGGTCGCCCCGGAGCAGAAGGAGCTGGTCGTCGCGAGCCTGCGTCGCGGCGGCGCGCACGTCGCGATGCTCGGCGACGGCGTGAACGACGCCCGGGCGCTCAAGCACGCCCACGTCGGCGTGGCGATGCGCAGCGGGTCGGCGGTGACCCGCGACGTGGCCGACATCGTGCTGGTCGACGACTCGTTCGCCGCGCTGCTGCCGGCGCGCGCCGAGGGCCGCCGGATCATCGACGGCATCGCGGTGTCGATGTACGTGTTCCTCACCCGGGTCGCCACCCAGGCCCTGGTCATCCTGGCCGTGACGATGCTGGGGCTCGGATTCCCCTACTCCCCCACTCAGGTCGGACTGACCCTGCTGACGGTCGGCGTGCCGACGCTGTTCCTGACGCTGTGGGCCACGCCCGCCGAGCCGGACCCGGACCTCCTCGGCAACCTGGCGCGGTTCGTGGTACCCGCCTCGGTGGTGACCGCGGGCGTCGGAACCGTCGCCTACACCCTGCTCTACCAGGGCATCCTGCAGGGCTTCACGAGCGGGCGGACACCGACGCAGGTGATCGCGCAGTTCCAGAGCTACACCGGGCTCACCTACGGCGCCGACGCCGACTTCGCCGAGGCGGCCGCGACGATCGGGGCGCAGACCGGGCTGTCGACCTTCGTCGGGTTCGCGTCGTTCGTGCTGATCCTGTTCCTGCTGCCGCCGCACCGCGTGCTGGCCGCCTGGACGGCGCCGGTCCCCGACCGCCGCCCGGCCTGGCTGGTGCTGGGGCTGAGCGCGGCGTTCGCCGTGGTGATCGGGGTCCCGGCGCTGTCGTCCTACTTCGGGCTCACCGGCGCGGCCGGGCCGGTGTTCCTCGTGGTCCTCCCGGCGCTGGCCTGCTGGTTCGTCCTGATGTGGGTGGTGCTCCGGTTCCGCGTGATGGACCGGCTGCTGGGGACCGACCGGC is a window from the Pseudonocardia sp. HH130629-09 genome containing:
- a CDS encoding pyridoxamine 5'-phosphate oxidase family protein, yielding MPTTDIRTALTDDDRAFLARPLHGFLSVAGGPVPPQPRPVWFEATDDGTVQLFTGPESLHIRRRRKDPRASLVVAAPVGERERWIALEGGTTVETDGAHALAQRLAQRYWDLDDPTRAADLAAILAEDQVRLVIHPERVRRLTF
- the msrA gene encoding peptide-methionine (S)-S-oxide reductase MsrA, with amino-acid sequence MTETAILAGGCFWGVQELLRARPGVVSTRVGYSGDPNTPNATYRRHGDHAEAVEIVFDPERISYREILEFFFQIHDPSTKDRQGNDIGRSYRSAIFYTTEEQRAVALDTIADVDASGLWPGRATTDVEPAGDFWEAEPEHQDYLQKFPYGYTCHFPRPNWVLPRRTASTG
- a CDS encoding acyl-CoA dehydrogenase family protein yields the protein MDGQSAGSDTGLSTEERAVVETVRDFVDLDVRPVVRELEHANAYPEGLIEQMKELGIFGLAVPEPWGEAPVSMPCYALVTAELARGWMSLAGAMGGHTVVAKLLVAFGTRAQQDRYLPRMATGELRATMALTEPGGGSDLQAMTTHARRTDDGWVVNGAKTWITNSRRSGLIALLCKTDPAAEPRHRGISVLLVEHGPGLTVSRDLPKLGYKGVESCELAFTDMAVPADAVLGGEPGHGFAQMMKGLETGRIQVAARALGVADAALADALAYSQERESFGKPIWQHQSVGNHLADMATKVTAARTLVLHAARRYESGERCDMEAGMAKLFASETAMEVALDAVRVHGGYGYSTEFDVERYFRDAPLMIVGEGTNEIQRNVIAAQLVKRGGLQRW
- a CDS encoding HAD-IC family P-type ATPase; the protein is MEEPPELGLSTAQVTAARRAGRTNAPVRAGTRGYARILRTNVFSSYNTILFAIGLVLLVLGRYGDALTSVGLGLVNAVVGAVQEMRAKAKLDRLQLLDAAEVTVVRDGAEQQVPAADVVAGDVVVVRAGGQVVVDGPVLTGRVEADESLLTGEPDPVVKGPGDELRSGSHCVAGTARQRATGVGAESYAGRLTLAARADTTEATPLQRRIDFVVRLTMVLVVLMSGAILAQAFLEGFSLLRVVQITAVLSGLVPYGLFFLIAVAYTRGAARIAGRGALVQQVNAVEAVTHVDVVCTDKTGTLTTGALRLHDLDRLDGTDPGPVLARFAASVTDPNLTSAALATALPGERWELRDEVAFTSSLRWSGQVTAGGDVVVLGAPDALAPHLTGPSAAAVADRVAARTADGLRVLLLARAGAGGSLRDGEGRPTLPTLDPVALVVLSDELRPGVADALERLAADGVAVKVLSGDDPRTVAALAARAGLAVGEPVAGPSLDRFDDTPAGRAAFDALVARTTVFGRVAPEQKELVVASLRRGGAHVAMLGDGVNDARALKHAHVGVAMRSGSAVTRDVADIVLVDDSFAALLPARAEGRRIIDGIAVSMYVFLTRVATQALVILAVTMLGLGFPYSPTQVGLTLLTVGVPTLFLTLWATPAEPDPDLLGNLARFVVPASVVTAGVGTVAYTLLYQGILQGFTSGRTPTQVIAQFQSYTGLTYGADADFAEAAATIGAQTGLSTFVGFASFVLILFLLPPHRVLAAWTAPVPDRRPAWLVLGLSAAFAVVIGVPALSSYFGLTGAAGPVFLVVLPALACWFVLMWVVLRFRVMDRLLGTDRLHGRGGQAPS